In Nicotiana tabacum cultivar K326 chromosome 21, ASM71507v2, whole genome shotgun sequence, one DNA window encodes the following:
- the LOC107797074 gene encoding glycerophosphodiester phosphodiesterase GDPDL3-like, translated as MRHYLLRLPLPAAMWNLRSLSCLLLLCFSVTPVAAQRTNNATTKWLTLNGDAPLVIARGGFSGLFPDSSYDAYMVAMETSLANVIAWCDVQLTKDGVGICLPDLKLDNASDIDVYFKNKKSKYSVNGVPMQGWFSIDFNFKDLAPVTLRQGVLSRTPKFDGTQQKILTVLDVINKVKPPGLWLNIQHDTFFSQHNLSMRSFIITLSRSVIINYISSPEVNFLRSIVARFDPQVTKLVFRFLGQDDVEPSTNQTYGSLLKNLTFINTFASGILVPKSYIWPVDNSLYLQPHTSLVLDAHEEGLQIFAAEFVNDVPFAYNYSYDPATEYLSFIDNGNFSVDGVLSDFPITPSATIDCFTHLGKNDKPQAKLLIMTSEGASGDYPGCTDLAYTKAAMDGADVLGCPVQMAKDGIPFCLGSINLIDKTTVAQSPFDNIGSAVPELNITNGIFTFNLTWDEIKSLKPAISNPWSEFRLYRNPKARNDGNFVSLVDFLTYAKNATTVSGVMIGIENAAYLAKHGFGVTAAVLKALSSAAYNNQSAKKVMIQSTDSSVLKEFKKSQYELVYRVADDISDIKISTISEIKSFASSVIVTKKSVFPSEEEFLIGQTDVVQKLQSSNLPVYARLFNNEFVSQAWDFFSDSSVEINNYISGAGIDGIITEFPGTAARYRRNRCLGYKDRPLYLSPVEPGGLLQFMAPQLLPAAEAPNPILTDSDVVEPPLPPVAKITPTAGNESIAAAPTPPSGQSSVVAGVFTSCVAILLANLVIY; from the exons ATGCGACACTACCTCCTCCGGCTACCGTTGCCGGCGGCAATGTGGAATCTCCGGTCTCTCTCATGCTTATTGCTACTCTGCTTTTCGGTCACGCCTGTTGCTGCTCAAAGAACTAACAATGCAACCACTAAATGGCTAACATTAAACG GAGACGCACCATTAGTAATAGCCCGTGGTGGATTTTCTGGATTATTTCCTGATTCAAGCTATGATGCCTATATGGTGGCAATGGAAACTAGCTTGGCCAATGTGATTGCTTGGTGTGATGTCCAACTAACCAAAGATGGGGTCGGCATCTGCTTACCTGACCTCAAGCTTGACAATGCATCTGACATTGATGTGTACTTCAAAAACAAGAAGAGTAAATACTCAGTGAATGGAGTTCCAATGCAAGGATGGTTTTCTATAGATTTCAACTTCAAGGATTTGGCGCCTGTCACCT TGAGGCAAGGAGTTCTTTCCCGGACCCCTAAATTTGATGGCACACAGCAGAAAATTCTAACTGTCCTGGATGTGATTAACAAAGTCAAACCTCCAGGATTATGGTTGAATATCCAG CATGACACCTTCTTCAGCCAGCACAATCTGAGTATGAGAAGCTTTATTATAACCCTGTCCAGAAGTGTTATCATCAACTATATTTCATCACCTGAGGTGAATTTCCTCAGAAGTATTGTGGCACGATTCGATCCACAAGTTACAAAACTCGTTTTCCGGTTTCTCGGACAGGATGATGTTGAGCCTTCAACAAATCAAACATATGGTTCTTTATTGAAGAATCTCACATTTATCAATACATTTGCCTCTGGAATTCTTGTTCCCAAATCTTATATTTGGCCGGTGGACAACTCACTCTACTTACAGCCACATACATCACTTGTCTTAGATGCTCATGAAGAAGGTCTTCAGATTTTTGCGGCGGAGTTCGTAAATGATGTGCCTTTTGCTTACAATTACAGCTATGATCCTGCAACTGAGTATTTGTCCTTTATTGACAATGGAAACTTCTCTGTGGACGGAGTACTGTCCGACTTCCCAATAACTCCATCAGCAACAATAG ATTGCTTCACTCATTTGGGCAAGAATGATAAACCTCAAG CAAAGCTTCTGATTATGACATCTGAAGGAGCGAGTGGAGACTATCCGGGTTGTACTGATTTGGCATATACAAAAGCTGCTATGGATGGTGCAGATGTTCTTGGCTGTCCTGTCCAAATGGCAAAGGATGGAATACCCTTTTGCCTGGGTTCTATTAATTTGATAGATAAGACTACAGTTGCTCAATCGCCCTTCGACAATATTGGTAGTGCTGTCCCAGAGCTTAACATAACAAATGGAATATTCACCTTTAACCTTACTTGGGATGAGATTAAGAGCCTGAAAC CGGCAATATCAAACCCATGGTCAGAGTTTAGATTGTACCGAAATCCAAAAGCCAGAAATGACGGAAACTTCGTGTCGTTAGTGGATTTCTTGACATATGCAAAAAATGCCACAACTGTATCTGGTGTGATGATCGGCATAGAG AATGCAGCTTACCTGGCAAAGCATGGATTTGGCGTGACTGCTGCTGTTCTTAAAGCCTTGAGCAGCGCTGCTTACAATAATCAGTCAGCCAAGAAAGTTATGATCCAATCAACTGACAGTTCGGTTCTGAAAGAATTTAAGAAAAGCCAGTATGAACTTGTTTATAGGGTTGCTGATGATATCAGTGATATTAAGATCTCAACTATATCCGAGATCAAGAGCTTTGCTAGTTCTGTAATTGTAACCAAAAAATCTGTTTTTCCAAGTGAGGAAGAATTTCTCATTGGGCAAACAGATGTGGTGCAGAAGCTGCAGTCATCGAATCTCCCAGTGTACGCACGACTCTTTAATAATGAATTTGTGTCTCAAGCATGGGATTTTTTCTCAGATTCATCTGTCGAGATAAACAACTATATCTCTGGAGCTGGTATTGATGGTATTATAACAGAATTCCCCGGCACAGCTGCTAGATACAGAA GGAACCGTTGTTTGGGTTACAAAGACCGACCATTGTATCTTAGCCCTGTTGAACCTGGAGGTCTCCTACAATTCATGGCTCCTCAGTTGTTGCCAGCAGCTGAAGCTCCCAATCCAATACTTACTGATAGTGATGTGGTTGAGCCACCTCTACCTCCTGTTGCAAAGATCACTCCTACTGCTGGCAATGAGTCTATAGCTGCAGCTCCCACCCCTCCAAGTGGTCAATCCTCGGTTGTGGCTGGCGTTTTCACAAGTTGCGTCGCCATTCTTCTTGCCAATCTTGTGATCTATTGA